The region TCGGCTCTTGCTTGTTTAAATTCGTCGCCTTCGGTTTTGATAATTTCGTCAAGCTGTGATACCTCATAGCTACGCAAGCTCTGTTTGTTTAGTCGATAAGCCGAGAAAAACGTTACAGTTTGGCTTGTTCCTCCGTCCTTATCGGTTTGAGCGTCGTCGTTATTGGATAATAAAGCGATGTTTACATAGGCGGCAAGCGCTAATATAAGCACCATTGATACCAACAACACAATTTTCTTTTTCTTAGACATTTTGTTTCCCCTCCATTATTTTTTATATGAAAAAATTTCAATTAGATAGTCTTCTATTCCCAGTAGCGTGGTTATCGCTTGCGTTACCTTTACCCTATTTATAGCGTTTTCAGCTCCGCTAAATACCACTACAACGCCTAATATATTAGGCATTATTTCTTCGATTAGTACAGGTTTACCGCCGATTAGAACAATTTTCGAGTTTTGATTTTTGTCGTTTTCATAAGCATATACTTGTTTAATGTTGCCTTTATAGGTAATCGCTACCGAAACGTTGTCTACCCCGTCAATTTTTGACAAAATATCGTTTAACTTATCCTCTAAGGTATAATTGTATTTTTCTAGCTGAGTTTTATCATCTAAATTAGTTTGAACTATTTTAGGTTTTGCAGAGCTACTAAAAAATACTATCAAAACCAAAACGCACAAGATACAAGCGACAATTACCTCAATGTTTTTAATATTCTTAATTTTTGCAAAAAAACTTAACTTTTCAATATATCATCACCTGCCCTTTTTCAATCGATAAAAATTTAGCGGTAATATCTATTATCTTTTCTTTAATATTTATATGAGAAATATTTTTATCTATAACCAAATTATTTAAATTAAGTAACACTTTTTCTACCAAACGAATATTGTTAGAGTTGGCGTAAACAATTTGACATTCAACCTTTTTATAACCCTTGCTTTCTAAATAGATAATTAATGAGTTCTCTCGTTCTTGTGCGCTTAGATTATTGACAAACTCAATAAAATTAGTATCAATAGTGATAGGATCTTGATTATCGCTTGTAGTTAAATCGGCAAGATTGCTATTAAATATAATCGGCAAAGGTTGTATTATTACAAAAATTACAATAATAGCCATTATGCCCTTAATATATTTATTTGTTTGTCCGTCAGGAATTATAATGTCAACCAGTACGGTTAATATTACTACCCCTATTACGGCTATTGCCCAAACTGATAACTTTGCAAGCATATTTTTCTCCTACACAAAAGCGTTTACCGAACAAATTAGTAGCAATATCACAACAAAGAGCATAAAAGCCACTGCAAGAACGGTTAAATATAGAACGGTTAACGATTTAGAAATACTTGAAAGAAAGCTAACTACTCTTTTATCGGTTACGGGTTCGGTAACGGCTGAGGCTAGTTGAAGGGATAAACTATACGCAATAATTTCAATAATCGGCGAAGTAATAATTGTAAGAAGGGCAAATAGCCCGACAATTCCAAAAGCGTTTTTTAT is a window of Clostridia bacterium DNA encoding:
- a CDS encoding SpoIIIAH-like family protein gives rise to the protein MSKKKKIVLLVSMVLILALAAYVNIALLSNNDDAQTDKDGGTSQTVTFFSAYRLNKQSLRSYEVSQLDEIIKTEGDEFKQARADAMAQKLKLIEVAELELYLETLLKAQGFADAVVSIAAATDRINVVVSDSDLTKEDTGVIYNIIIGETNTTTDYITIQSV
- a CDS encoding stage III sporulation protein AF; the encoded protein is MLAKLSVWAIAVIGVVILTVLVDIIIPDGQTNKYIKGIMAIIVIFVIIQPLPIIFNSNLADLTTSDNQDPITIDTNFIEFVNNLSAQERENSLIIYLESKGYKKVECQIVYANSNNIRLVEKVLLNLNNLVIDKNISHINIKEKIIDITAKFLSIEKGQVMIY